One part of the Mariniblastus fucicola genome encodes these proteins:
- a CDS encoding AAA family ATPase, with protein MDKPIADSANDDVGVLQATSQKILDNINSVVLGKESVARLCVVALIAGEHVLLEDVPGVGKTMMAKAIARSIDANFSRVQFTPDLLPSDILGSSVYNTEKGSFVFNYGAVFSNFVLADEINRAPPRTQSALLEAMSDNQISVDGTTYELPDPFMVIATQNPFEFEGTYVLPESQLDRFLMRLSMGYPDRGYESQIMLNHKGGDPVESISPVCPVEDIVQIRAAVRDVTVEESLVTYMMNVVNATREAPDISVGISTRGALAWYHAIQALAFLEGRNFAIPDDARTLALHVLPHRIQLRGGFQGARRKESEAAIVEILSRQSLPG; from the coding sequence GTGGACAAACCTATCGCAGATTCTGCAAACGATGACGTCGGCGTTCTGCAAGCGACGTCGCAAAAGATATTGGACAACATCAATTCCGTTGTTCTGGGCAAGGAGTCCGTCGCTCGACTGTGCGTTGTTGCTCTGATCGCTGGCGAGCACGTTTTGCTGGAAGACGTTCCGGGCGTCGGCAAGACCATGATGGCGAAGGCTATCGCTCGAAGTATCGATGCCAACTTTAGCCGCGTGCAGTTCACGCCGGATCTGCTTCCCAGCGACATCCTTGGAAGCTCGGTATACAACACCGAAAAAGGCTCGTTCGTATTCAACTACGGCGCGGTGTTCAGTAATTTCGTGCTGGCCGACGAGATCAATCGGGCTCCTCCGCGAACACAGTCGGCTTTGCTTGAGGCGATGAGCGACAATCAAATCAGCGTCGACGGTACGACGTACGAGTTACCCGATCCGTTCATGGTGATTGCCACGCAAAACCCTTTCGAGTTCGAGGGAACTTACGTTCTGCCCGAGAGTCAGTTGGACCGTTTTTTGATGCGGCTGTCGATGGGCTATCCGGATCGCGGATACGAATCGCAGATCATGCTGAACCACAAGGGCGGCGATCCTGTGGAAAGCATTTCGCCTGTTTGCCCTGTCGAAGACATTGTGCAAATCCGTGCCGCAGTACGGGATGTTACCGTTGAGGAGTCTTTGGTCACGTACATGATGAACGTCGTCAACGCGACGCGAGAAGCTCCTGATATCAGTGTCGGTATTTCAACACGTGGTGCACTGGCGTGGTATCACGCGATTCAGGCGTTGGCATTTTTGGAAGGCCGCAACTTCGCGATTCCCGACGATGCCAGAACATTGGCGCTGCATGTGCTTCCGCATCGGATCCAGCTGCGAGGCGGATTTCAGGGCGCTCGACGTAAAGAGTCAGAGGCTGCAATCGTTGAGATTCTCTCGCGGCAATCGCTGCCCGGCTAA
- a CDS encoding DUF58 domain-containing protein yields the protein MASKRKPVRQCKVTPEGWVYIVIVCFIAVGAILRNVNLLILATGMLLAPLIFNWRVCVVNLRSLSAKRVVPERVHAQTPVNVSWTCSNIGGRLTARNLILNDRLRRTRKPELGKGFFGRVVQSIVAKFEAAFRTRNLDDDYAHVCFRSVSTMDPGIVTYQCFFPGRGKYDLGPAELRTSYPFGLVACSIPLPQKDTVYVAPPLGVLHPTWERRINSMETGGQSQMRRRGMEQDEFYAMRKWRSGDSRRNIHWRSTARLGHPMVKQFDEPNDRDFALLLDLHHEDEATRLQCETILSFAATALSQVGSEVQGQLAVAVCGEENHLVCGRQSRATHNSVMRRLAVAHPTENPDIDASVVEVAGQISMGTPLYCFSTRDKPVWLTSNESVEVSPALSSVRQLVRWVRVGSKEFTELYSIEGQSSAVSRVAESVTSAKEVVA from the coding sequence ATGGCCAGCAAAAGAAAACCAGTTCGCCAGTGCAAGGTGACGCCCGAAGGATGGGTCTACATCGTCATCGTTTGCTTTATCGCCGTCGGTGCGATTCTGAGGAATGTGAATCTGCTGATTTTGGCGACGGGGATGCTGCTGGCACCGCTGATCTTCAACTGGCGGGTTTGCGTCGTGAACTTGCGTTCGCTGTCTGCCAAACGAGTCGTCCCGGAGCGCGTTCATGCTCAGACCCCGGTCAACGTTTCGTGGACCTGCAGCAATATTGGAGGTCGGCTCACAGCGCGAAACTTGATTCTGAACGATCGACTCAGGCGAACGCGAAAACCGGAATTGGGAAAAGGCTTCTTTGGAAGGGTGGTGCAAAGCATCGTTGCCAAATTTGAAGCAGCTTTTCGAACAAGGAATCTTGACGACGACTATGCACACGTCTGTTTCCGTAGCGTATCAACGATGGATCCGGGCATCGTCACATATCAGTGCTTTTTTCCTGGCCGCGGAAAGTACGATTTGGGTCCGGCAGAATTGAGGACGTCCTATCCGTTCGGGCTGGTCGCCTGCAGCATTCCGCTGCCTCAGAAAGATACGGTTTACGTTGCGCCGCCATTGGGAGTTTTGCATCCGACGTGGGAGCGAAGAATTAACTCGATGGAAACCGGTGGCCAGTCGCAAATGCGACGTCGTGGAATGGAGCAGGACGAGTTTTACGCGATGCGAAAGTGGCGATCCGGAGACAGTCGCCGAAACATTCATTGGCGATCGACCGCTCGCTTGGGGCATCCAATGGTCAAGCAATTTGACGAACCCAACGACCGCGATTTTGCATTGCTGCTGGATTTGCATCATGAGGATGAGGCCACGCGGTTGCAGTGCGAGACGATTTTGAGTTTCGCAGCGACGGCGCTCTCGCAGGTCGGATCCGAAGTTCAGGGCCAGTTGGCGGTTGCTGTTTGTGGCGAAGAAAACCATCTGGTTTGCGGTCGACAAAGTCGAGCCACGCATAACAGCGTCATGAGACGATTGGCAGTCGCGCATCCGACTGAAAATCCTGACATCGACGCATCGGTTGTCGAGGTCGCCGGCCAGATCAGTATGGGGACGCCTCTTTATTGCTTCAGCACGCGGGACAAACCTGTCTGGCTCACATCAAACGAATCGGTTGAAGTAAGCCCGGCGCTGAGTTCTGTTCGTCAACTGGTGCGTTGGGTACGCGTCGGTTCGAAAGAGTTCACGGAACTGTATTCGATTGAGGGGCAATCATCGGCCGTTTCGCGGGTTGCTGAGTCGGTGACGTCTGCCAAGGAGGTTGTCGCATGA
- a CDS encoding phosphopantothenoylcysteine decarboxylase has protein sequence MRYFSNGSSGQMGRALATAAIDQGYEVIIVSGPVSIEYPDDATVVRVVSTQQMHDAVMNVWPECIGLIAAAAPSDFRPAQYSKSKIKKSSDSDRLSIEMVSNVDIVAEAGKRKSEGQWTIGFALETDNAIENALAKLKRKNTDFIVLNDPTAIDANESSVRIIDGDGEITDSISGSKQVIAARILALKPLEQ, from the coding sequence GTGCGTTATTTCAGCAATGGTTCTAGCGGCCAGATGGGACGCGCCCTCGCGACAGCAGCGATCGATCAGGGCTATGAAGTCATCATCGTTTCCGGTCCCGTCTCGATCGAATATCCTGATGACGCTACGGTCGTTCGTGTCGTTTCGACTCAACAAATGCATGACGCCGTGATGAACGTGTGGCCTGAATGTATTGGTTTGATCGCCGCCGCGGCACCTTCAGACTTTCGGCCGGCCCAGTATTCCAAATCGAAGATCAAAAAGTCGTCGGACTCGGACAGGCTATCAATCGAAATGGTTTCGAACGTTGACATTGTCGCCGAAGCCGGAAAACGCAAATCGGAAGGTCAGTGGACAATCGGATTCGCTCTTGAGACCGACAACGCGATCGAAAACGCGTTGGCAAAACTGAAACGCAAGAACACCGATTTCATTGTGCTCAACGATCCGACCGCGATTGATGCGAACGAAAGCAGTGTACGGATCATCGACGGTGATGGCGAAATCACCGATTCGATTTCCGGATCAAAGCAGGTAATCGCCGCACGGATCCTCGCCCTGAAGCCGCTTGAGCAATAA
- a CDS encoding flavoprotein — MPSIDIIIAVTGGIAAFKAASLTSLLVQNDHSVQAVMTQSAQKFLGAATLMALTGRPVATELFDPAMPLGAHIELARDAKLLCVAPATANFLANAANGQADDLLSTLYLCFTGPVIVAPAMNVEMWNQPSVQRNIKILRDDGVHIVDPQEGWLSCRQKGMGRMADPETIAKTIAEHLK, encoded by the coding sequence ATGCCATCGATTGACATCATCATTGCCGTCACCGGTGGCATTGCTGCTTTCAAGGCCGCGTCGCTGACGAGTCTGTTGGTTCAGAACGACCACAGCGTTCAAGCCGTGATGACTCAGTCCGCTCAAAAGTTTCTTGGTGCGGCAACACTGATGGCGCTGACCGGACGCCCCGTTGCAACGGAACTTTTTGATCCCGCGATGCCATTGGGGGCACACATCGAACTGGCGCGAGATGCGAAACTGCTTTGCGTCGCCCCTGCAACGGCGAACTTTCTGGCCAACGCCGCCAACGGCCAGGCCGACGATCTGCTTTCCACGCTCTATCTGTGCTTTACCGGTCCGGTCATCGTTGCACCAGCCATGAATGTGGAAATGTGGAACCAGCCATCGGTTCAACGTAACATCAAGATTCTTCGGGACGATGGTGTTCACATTGTCGATCCACAAGAAGGTTGGTTGAGCTGCCGACAAAAGGGAATGGGACGGATGGCTGATCCAGAGACCATTGCCAAGACGATCGCGGAGCATCTCAAGTGA
- a CDS encoding transglutaminase TgpA family protein produces MTNRRVLQVLLLIMILTSTTMLAISINHFYLIPIAFVATFGAFWLTDVLKWISIEGWIANVASIGILAYSMYEFYPADSAGKLIAVAKLLVYLQAVLVFQVKTPRLNWQIMVLSLLQVVITTIFSIQFEGGLLFLIYFLVSGLTLVLQNCFSNDYAIEERNEASLESRKQIEENTSTGKKLAFWRYDSRPLPTVTSLEATQKFQLSPLGMLPGVGLVAAMFTLVVFLTAPRHVDPWFSPISYKVNSTGITKQVDLEETGKITNSKQRIFEAEFYPSAAASPEPLQLSQLPYFRGIALSNLTFNNGKTNWNAAYERVNSHTYQSIRDITGQADVRYATMNVTLEKTTEPLLYTVMPAGISENTNGKLKFCHEISAFTRCRENEKIDFAPFSYELIIPLSRTNVPAQAWPYVSNTYLYANKPMANDPAQYRWLTRIDPQNYPTLVETANRISRKVNESNGSRFDLVRAIEDHFLDPSRYSYTLDYTDVKRNLDIDPNEDFVANFRTGHCEAFASAMTLMLRSQGIPSRLVVGFHGGEYNEYSQSYIVRAQHAHAWVEVYLDRNECEIAGLESWQYGDGGAWLMADPTPTQPGLDDGIGADDAIELARTVWQDYVLGMEPGEDSGEEATMTAAVVSLLDKFDLDEFSDQLAASREHGLISILQPLVVVLLIVAGLIGMLRVLIVNAGYQEKQPETAVGKIKRFFADAIGLISSDLREWVIGYDSETAFYKKLSDILKDHDLIREHNQTHREFASEVSSTFASHPSSDLISSSLKEITDAFNRVRFGLQSLDSKERSSIESQLVELERALKVKPGV; encoded by the coding sequence ATGACCAATCGCCGCGTACTGCAAGTGTTGTTGCTGATCATGATCCTGACCAGCACCACCATGTTGGCCATCAGCATCAATCACTTTTACCTGATTCCCATCGCCTTCGTGGCGACCTTCGGGGCGTTCTGGTTGACCGACGTTTTGAAATGGATTTCGATCGAAGGCTGGATTGCGAATGTCGCATCGATCGGCATCCTGGCCTATTCGATGTATGAGTTCTACCCCGCGGACAGTGCCGGCAAACTGATCGCAGTGGCCAAGCTGTTGGTCTACCTTCAGGCAGTGCTTGTCTTTCAGGTGAAGACTCCGCGATTAAATTGGCAGATCATGGTGCTGAGCCTGCTTCAGGTGGTCATTACGACGATTTTCAGCATTCAGTTTGAAGGAGGATTGCTGTTCCTGATTTACTTTTTGGTCAGTGGCCTCACGCTCGTGTTACAGAACTGTTTCTCCAACGACTACGCGATCGAGGAGCGGAACGAAGCCAGTCTCGAATCACGAAAACAGATTGAGGAGAATACTTCCACTGGCAAGAAACTGGCTTTCTGGCGATACGACTCACGACCCCTGCCAACGGTGACGTCGCTTGAGGCAACTCAAAAGTTTCAGCTGTCGCCTCTTGGAATGCTGCCTGGCGTTGGCCTGGTTGCAGCCATGTTCACTCTGGTCGTGTTCCTGACCGCGCCCCGGCATGTTGATCCGTGGTTCAGTCCGATCTCTTACAAAGTGAACTCGACCGGGATCACCAAGCAGGTCGATCTCGAAGAGACGGGGAAAATAACCAATTCCAAGCAACGAATTTTCGAAGCCGAATTCTACCCTAGCGCCGCAGCGTCGCCGGAGCCACTTCAGCTTAGCCAGTTGCCGTACTTCCGCGGCATCGCGCTTTCGAATCTGACGTTTAATAACGGAAAGACAAATTGGAACGCGGCTTACGAGCGGGTCAATTCGCACACCTATCAGTCGATCCGGGACATTACCGGGCAAGCCGACGTTCGCTACGCGACGATGAATGTGACTCTGGAAAAAACGACCGAGCCACTGCTGTACACCGTGATGCCTGCTGGTATCTCAGAGAATACGAATGGCAAGCTCAAATTCTGCCACGAGATTTCGGCTTTCACCCGATGTCGCGAAAACGAGAAAATTGATTTCGCGCCGTTTAGCTACGAGCTGATAATTCCGCTGTCGAGAACCAACGTGCCAGCTCAGGCCTGGCCCTATGTCTCAAATACCTATCTCTATGCCAACAAGCCGATGGCTAACGATCCGGCTCAGTATCGCTGGCTGACGCGGATAGATCCTCAAAACTATCCGACCCTCGTCGAAACAGCCAATCGTATTTCCAGAAAAGTAAACGAGTCCAACGGTAGTCGATTCGATCTGGTTAGAGCGATCGAAGACCACTTTCTGGACCCGTCTCGCTATTCCTATACGCTGGACTACACCGACGTAAAGCGAAATCTTGACATTGATCCGAACGAAGACTTTGTCGCCAATTTCAGGACCGGGCACTGCGAGGCATTCGCATCCGCGATGACGTTGATGCTGCGAAGTCAGGGGATTCCGTCGCGTTTGGTCGTTGGGTTTCACGGCGGTGAATACAACGAGTACAGCCAGTCTTACATCGTTCGTGCCCAACATGCTCATGCATGGGTGGAGGTCTATCTTGACAGAAACGAATGCGAAATCGCCGGGCTGGAATCGTGGCAATATGGCGACGGAGGGGCCTGGCTGATGGCTGATCCGACGCCGACTCAACCAGGTTTGGATGATGGAATTGGCGCGGACGATGCAATCGAATTGGCTCGAACGGTTTGGCAGGATTACGTTCTTGGCATGGAACCGGGGGAAGACTCGGGTGAAGAGGCGACGATGACCGCGGCCGTCGTTAGTTTGCTTGACAAGTTTGATCTGGATGAGTTTTCTGATCAGTTGGCCGCGTCACGAGAACACGGATTGATCTCGATTCTGCAGCCTCTGGTTGTAGTGCTGTTGATCGTCGCCGGATTGATCGGCATGTTGCGAGTGCTGATTGTGAATGCAGGATACCAGGAGAAACAGCCGGAAACTGCTGTCGGCAAGATCAAGCGTTTTTTCGCCGATGCCATTGGGCTGATCAGTTCAGACCTCCGCGAGTGGGTGATCGGTTACGATTCGGAGACTGCGTTCTACAAAAAATTGTCGGACATCCTGAAAGACCATGATCTGATTCGCGAACACAATCAAACTCACCGCGAGTTCGCCAGCGAAGTCAGTTCCACGTTTGCGTCACATCCGTCATCGGATTTGATTTCCAGTTCGCTCAAGGAAATTACGGACGCGTTCAATCGCGTCCGTTTCGGGTTGCAGAGCCTGGACTCAAAGGAGCGGAGCTCGATCGAAAGTCAGCTGGTTGAACTGGAGCGGGCACTCAAGGTTAAGCCCGGCGTTTGA